The following DNA comes from Leptolyngbyaceae cyanobacterium.
CGGCAGTTCCCAGTAGAAATTTTAAGCTTTGAGAAAAAGATGGTTTTTTACAAGGTGCTAGAGTATCTAGAATTGCCAAAAGACCGATTTCTTGTCCTGCTTGGGTCAGTTGTTGCGCCATCTCAAAGGCAACTAGTCCGCCAAAAGACCATCCTCCCAGGAAATAAGGGCCTTGGGGCTGGAGAGTTTGTATTGCTTGAATGTAGTAAGCTGCAATGTCTTCAATGCGGTTCAAAGGTGGGGTTTTCCCATCTAATCCTAATGGTTGAAGTCCGTAAAAACTACGATCGCTCTTCAAATGATTCGCCAGTTCCAAGTAAGGAAACACCACTCCAAACATGGGATGTACGCAGAAGAAAGGCGGCTTATTTCCACCTATACTTAAGGGAATTAAAGGCGACCAAGATTTTATTGACGATTTATCATTATTTTTGGTTAATGAAGGCAATTCTGGCGAAATTTGAGCATTGTTGTTGGGTAAGGTCGATCGCTTGCGACGATAAGCAGAACGATCGAGTCGAACTAATGGGGGTATTTTTGGGGTTGAGGTGTTGTCCCGCAAGGTATCGAGGACGATCGCTAGTTGTGCGATCGTCGGTGCTTCAAATACACTTTTTAAAGGTAGTTCCAGCCCGAATTTATCGCGCACGCGGGAGGTCATTTGCGTTGCCAATAAAGAATGTCCGCCCAACTCAAAAAAGTTATCGCGAACACTCACTGACTTCAGCCGCAGAAGTTCTTGCCAAATATCAATTAAAGTTGTTTCTGTTTCCGTTGATGGTGCGCTTGTCGTGCTTGGTGAATGAATTAAATCTTCATCCAAACTTGGGAGAGAACGGCGATCGACCTTACCATTACTATTGATAGGAAGCTTTTCCAACGGCACGAATGCAGCAGGAATCATGTAATCTGGTAAGGTTTGTTTTAGATATTGACGAAGTTCGGAAATGAGTTGAGTAGCAAATTGAGATTGAAGGGGATTATTCGTGTAGCGATCGCAAAATTGGCAGACCTTTTCAGGAAAGTCAACTATTGCATCAATATCATGCCTGATAAACAACACATCATAATCACCCGTATCAGTTTGATTTGACCAAGTAATCTCTACTTTGTAAGGTATCGCTGTTTCCAAATCCCACCAATCTTGAGGGTCGATATCTATTTCAGCAGCATCCTGCAATATTTCCTGCATTCGTCCAACTGTTTTGGGAGATTCTTTATTACGTAGCCATCGGGCAGTTTTGACAGCAGCATTTACCCGACTGTTCGTAACATTCGCGATTATAAATAGCTCTGGGTTAGTTTCAATTAAATTCTTT
Coding sequences within:
- a CDS encoding thioesterase domain-containing protein, whose product is TPPLTGEGLKDSPFPRREGGWGVRFPFNITGWNSSYTGEPIPLEQMQEWVSDRVEQILALKPKRVLEIGCGTGLLLFQIAPDCEKYVGTDFSTVSLQFIQDRLDTLTLPQVELLQRMATDFDGIDATSFDVVILNSIVQYFPNLDYLMEVLEGAIERVNPGGVLFVGDVRSLPLLTAFHTWVQFGQADAGMERNKLQQKVERSQFEESELAIDPVFFHALRDKFPQIRQVQIRLSRGRIHNEMTQFRYNVLLHINHYGDIGFRTSTQPTQNDWKLNPIAVEEIKKNLIETNPELFIIANVTNSRVNAAVKTARWLRNKESPKTVGRMQEILQDAAEIDIDPQDWWDLETAIPYKVEITWSNQTDTGDYDVLFIRHDIDAIVDFPEKVCQFCDRYTNNPLQSQFATQLISELRQYLKQTLPDYMIPAAFVPLEKLPINSNGKVDRRSLPSLDEDLIHSPSTTSAPSTETETTLIDIWQELLRLKSVSVRDNFFELGGHSLLATQMTSRVRDKFGLELPLKSVFEAPTIAQLAIVLDTLRDNTSTPKIPPLVRLDRSAYRRKRSTLPNNNAQISPELPSLTKNNDKSSIKSWSPLIPLSIGGNKPPFFCVHPMFGVVFPYLELANHLKSDRSFYGLQPLGLDGKTPPLNRIEDIAAYYIQAIQTLQPQGPYFLGGWSFGGLVAFEMAQQLTQAGQEIGLLAILDTLAPCKKPSFSQSLKFLLGTAVWSTLPFLLDYGTLATNRLPFWKRWLSRWQWSAIIGLIPEESRLKLLDESAISPMLKIVYANAQAAYRYVPQHYPNRITLFSATESSNLIEQDPTLGWNVLSNHIQLHQVPGNHLSLLKQPHVQFLAKQIGEYLL